A genomic stretch from Aerococcaceae bacterium zg-1292 includes:
- a CDS encoding glycine cleavage system protein H, with protein sequence MRKIYQQLWIQKEEAGYRVGMTPELQDDAGDISYVNIAPLGGIEVDDTLFNVEASKAAIEIPSPLKGTIVAINEAAVDNPTLLNSTNETDNWVVLLADVDETAFLALD encoded by the coding sequence ATGAGAAAAATTTATCAACAATTATGGATTCAAAAAGAAGAAGCAGGTTACCGTGTTGGAATGACGCCAGAATTACAAGATGATGCGGGCGATATTTCCTATGTGAACATTGCACCACTCGGAGGAATTGAAGTGGATGACACATTGTTCAATGTAGAAGCATCTAAAGCTGCGATTGAAATACCAAGTCCGCTTAAGGGTACCATTGTGGCAATTAATGAAGCAGCGGTGGACAATCCAACTTTACTCAATTCAACGAATGAAACCGATAATTGGGTCGTTTTGTTAGCTGATGTGGATGAAACAGCCTTTTTAGCATTAGATTAA
- a CDS encoding right-handed parallel beta-helix repeat-containing protein, with amino-acid sequence MSTFKQRLLWSLQAIFLLSFIYLFYQQSNQTSTQYNILDYGAQANRPSFDNAKIINQLIQKIGKNGGTIYLPEGDFYISTPIVIDRSYVTIMGSNSGLRSGVDKGNDKSQSGGGGARLLVSSGITGIELKDTDNSQRLSGITLRHFQIKGEGNNGIGIHGNHDSDRIMIDDLVITNVGTGIQLRGADAAVITHSWIAETKSSIVLDGASQQAQISNNALGAQPQGITIHMENPRWANITGNNIFPNGATAIRLENAHQTVISANTISAYFTGIIELMPNSNNERGQHNLISNNVISLEKYQSHPEGRNINWGIAHINADNTLFSNNQIVAKGIYKDFTAIQVEAGNINRIDHNNITSTVPSNRLVEISASANDTTVLNTVAKDTINDSGSHTKFVPLP; translated from the coding sequence ATGTCTACGTTCAAACAACGATTATTGTGGAGCCTACAAGCGATATTTCTGCTGAGTTTCATTTATCTATTTTATCAGCAGTCCAATCAAACGAGTACTCAATACAATATTCTCGATTACGGCGCTCAAGCGAATCGACCGAGTTTTGACAATGCGAAAATCATTAATCAACTCATCCAAAAAATTGGTAAAAATGGTGGTACTATTTACTTACCAGAAGGTGATTTTTATATTTCAACACCTATTGTCATTGACCGTTCATACGTCACCATCATGGGCTCAAATTCAGGCCTGAGAAGTGGCGTTGATAAAGGCAATGACAAAAGCCAATCTGGTGGCGGAGGTGCGCGACTTTTAGTTAGTTCAGGAATAACCGGTATCGAGTTGAAAGATACAGATAATTCACAACGTTTATCCGGTATTACATTACGACATTTCCAAATCAAAGGCGAAGGCAATAACGGTATTGGTATTCACGGTAATCACGATAGTGACCGCATCATGATTGATGATTTAGTCATCACCAATGTAGGAACAGGTATCCAGTTACGAGGTGCTGATGCAGCTGTGATTACGCATTCATGGATTGCTGAAACAAAGTCTTCGATAGTACTCGATGGTGCCTCACAACAAGCGCAAATTAGTAATAATGCCTTAGGTGCGCAGCCACAAGGTATTACCATTCATATGGAAAATCCACGCTGGGCCAATATTACTGGTAATAATATTTTTCCTAATGGTGCGACTGCTATTCGGTTAGAAAATGCACACCAAACTGTAATCAGCGCAAATACAATTAGTGCTTACTTTACCGGTATAATTGAACTCATGCCTAATTCAAATAACGAGCGTGGACAGCATAATCTGATTAGCAATAATGTCATTTCGCTTGAAAAATACCAATCACATCCCGAAGGACGCAATATCAATTGGGGAATTGCGCATATCAATGCAGATAATACATTATTTTCTAATAACCAAATCGTAGCAAAAGGTATCTACAAAGATTTTACCGCAATTCAAGTGGAAGCAGGTAATATCAATCGGATTGACCACAATAACATTACTAGCACTGTACCGTCAAACCGTTTAGTCGAAATAAGTGCATCTGCAAACGATACAACCGTGCTCAATACCGTAGCGAAAGACACAATCAATGACTCAGGAAGTCATACAAAATTTGTTCCGTTACCATAA
- a CDS encoding YihY/virulence factor BrkB family protein — protein MQSSEPTVIQRLLKVFALNPQRKFGSYAAELSFYIIWAIIPLLLAFANVVSILPFSAQEIMSLIERALPNEVGSFLLPILDSYLKSTSSSAFSIALIISLWPASNVFNALQRILNRIFKAPLRNNAIIARGFSYVFTLAIVLVIFTTTIVFTFGEVVLSYISSTLHIDIPLIGAILQQGGLIGFIGLFLLMFFIYQFMPNVKWRPKYALMGAFVATIGFGLISQLFTIYLSFNKNIDSNSAIGIFIVALIWLYYNIMVIAIGAYVAVVWHDFDTYSYVELVEMSHEKRVFKAQSDQYQSVYYQQLENEESGE, from the coding sequence ATGCAATCATCAGAACCAACGGTGATTCAGCGATTACTCAAAGTATTCGCATTAAATCCACAACGTAAGTTTGGAAGTTATGCCGCTGAGTTATCATTTTATATTATTTGGGCAATTATCCCACTACTATTAGCGTTTGCTAACGTTGTATCGATATTACCATTTTCAGCGCAAGAGATTATGTCGCTAATCGAAAGGGCATTACCGAACGAAGTTGGTTCATTTTTATTACCAATACTAGACAGCTACTTAAAAAGTACGAGCTCCAGTGCGTTCTCAATTGCCTTAATCATTTCCCTGTGGCCGGCGTCGAATGTGTTTAATGCGTTGCAACGGATTTTAAACCGGATTTTTAAAGCTCCATTACGTAATAATGCGATTATAGCACGTGGCTTTTCTTATGTATTTACGCTAGCAATTGTCTTAGTGATTTTTACTACAACCATCGTGTTTACCTTTGGTGAAGTGGTATTGAGCTATATTTCCAGTACTTTACACATTGATATTCCATTGATTGGGGCGATTTTACAACAAGGTGGCTTGATTGGTTTTATTGGACTATTCTTACTGATGTTTTTTATCTATCAATTTATGCCGAATGTCAAATGGCGACCTAAGTATGCTTTAATGGGCGCATTCGTTGCTACGATTGGTTTTGGACTGATTTCGCAATTGTTTACGATTTACTTATCATTTAATAAAAATATCGACAGCAATAGTGCAATTGGGATTTTTATTGTCGCGTTAATCTGGCTATATTATAATATTATGGTGATTGCGATTGGTGCCTATGTTGCGGTTGTCTGGCATGATTTTGATACGTATTCGTATGTTGAATTAGTCGAAATGTCACATGAAAAACGTGTGTTTAAAGCACAAAGTGACCAGTATCAATCAGTCTATTATCAACAGTTAGAAAACGAGGAAAGTGGGGAATAA
- a CDS encoding ABC transporter ATP-binding protein has product MKKQNVFKRAWRYLQNYRGSVYLALFFTVFAAVMNVLEPFVLGLIMTEITNNVAAMVQGVEGAGLNYPYILMWLIIYFVRGFLWQVTSYGSNVYIANAVQSAVHDIRHDLSAKLNQLPVSYVDGHPFGDLLGRLTSDVESVSNALQQSILQIFNAVLSIVLVIIMMLILNPLLGLIIFVSMPLSYVVSKAIVKRSQPYFKRQATILGDLNAYVQENLSGFNVIKLYGREATARQDFQVITEDLAQTGFKASFISSLMMPLVSAVSHITYLLLAVFGGQMVIQGTLTIGNLQAFVQYVWQVNQPIQTITQLSGPLQSAKAALDRIFEILDEEEEVVTATRELAEDLTGQVSFENVSFQYKADEPLIQNFNVDVQPGEMVAIVGPTGAGKTTMINLLMRFYDVTGGAIKVDGIDIRDLPRQAYRKQFGMVLQDAWLYEASIKENLRFGNLEATDEEIIKAAQAANVDHFIRTLPGGYNMVMNQESSNISLGQKQLLTIARALLSDPKILILDEATSSVDTRLEQLIQKAMTRLMKGRTSFVIAHRLSTIQEADRILVMKDGQIIEQGTHESLLEQGGFYYDLYQSQFAK; this is encoded by the coding sequence ATGAAGAAACAAAATGTATTTAAACGTGCGTGGCGCTACTTACAAAACTATCGTGGTTCAGTCTACTTAGCCTTATTCTTTACCGTCTTTGCGGCAGTGATGAATGTATTGGAGCCATTTGTACTCGGGTTGATTATGACTGAGATTACCAATAATGTAGCGGCGATGGTTCAAGGCGTTGAAGGTGCAGGGCTTAATTATCCTTATATCTTAATGTGGTTGATTATTTATTTTGTGCGTGGCTTCTTATGGCAAGTGACGTCATATGGGTCGAATGTCTATATCGCCAATGCTGTACAAAGTGCGGTGCATGATATCCGTCATGATTTAAGCGCAAAATTAAATCAATTGCCAGTATCCTATGTCGATGGACATCCCTTTGGAGATTTGCTCGGACGCTTGACCAGTGACGTAGAGTCGGTCTCGAATGCGTTGCAGCAGAGTATTTTACAAATATTCAATGCAGTATTAAGTATTGTGTTGGTTATCATTATGATGTTGATTTTAAACCCATTACTCGGTTTGATTATCTTTGTCAGCATGCCGCTTTCGTATGTTGTCTCTAAAGCGATTGTCAAACGCTCGCAGCCTTATTTTAAGCGGCAGGCGACAATTTTAGGTGATTTAAATGCGTATGTGCAAGAAAATTTATCTGGCTTTAATGTCATCAAACTATATGGCCGTGAAGCAACAGCGCGTCAAGATTTTCAAGTGATTACTGAAGATTTGGCACAAACTGGATTTAAAGCGAGCTTTATCTCATCGTTGATGATGCCATTAGTGAGTGCTGTCTCGCATATTACATATCTATTATTAGCTGTATTTGGCGGACAAATGGTGATTCAAGGCACATTAACCATCGGTAACTTACAAGCTTTTGTACAATACGTCTGGCAAGTGAACCAACCGATTCAAACCATTACTCAATTATCCGGACCACTACAAAGTGCTAAGGCAGCTTTAGACCGTATTTTTGAGATATTAGATGAGGAAGAAGAAGTGGTGACTGCTACGCGTGAGTTGGCGGAGGATTTGACGGGACAAGTATCATTTGAAAATGTATCGTTCCAATATAAAGCGGATGAACCATTGATTCAAAACTTTAATGTAGATGTTCAACCGGGTGAAATGGTGGCGATTGTCGGGCCAACAGGTGCAGGCAAAACAACCATGATTAACTTATTGATGCGTTTTTATGACGTGACGGGTGGAGCGATTAAAGTAGATGGTATAGATATTCGTGACTTACCAAGACAAGCGTATCGTAAACAATTTGGGATGGTGCTACAAGATGCCTGGCTGTATGAAGCGTCGATTAAAGAAAACTTACGTTTCGGTAATTTAGAGGCGACCGACGAAGAAATTATTAAGGCAGCGCAAGCAGCCAATGTTGATCACTTTATACGTACTTTGCCGGGTGGCTATAATATGGTGATGAATCAAGAATCCAGTAATATTTCTTTAGGTCAAAAGCAATTATTAACGATTGCACGCGCATTATTGTCAGACCCTAAAATCTTAATTCTTGACGAAGCGACCAGTTCAGTCGATACTCGCTTGGAACAACTGATTCAAAAAGCAATGACCCGTTTGATGAAAGGGCGCACCAGTTTTGTGATAGCGCACCGTTTATCAACGATTCAAGAAGCAGACCGGATTTTAGTGATGAAAGACGGTCAAATTATTGAACAAGGGACGCATGAATCCCTTTTAGAACAAGGTGGATTCTATTACGACTTGTATCAAAGTCAATTTGCTAAATAA
- a CDS encoding nucleoid-associated protein — protein sequence MLSIQQAILHILDKNSGNLLLSDKLMDLEDGYVQDYINRLVVKIQKSDIKFDDLSMSSKLYARVMDGQADFIELTRDIAQQIYAIIAPSENIPAADYLFFEGKDELEETYFGILRLDYQTSFTHYLEMEDGVRNQIIQNHAILPAPTQKPSEAFLLNKSTMRYELLEKRYEIEGQKTFYFSEHIIGIEPPATTPTHIKQIRKTVNSVAKRFDEPSYEAMAMAQKVIYEQLDESNEIDAETVIERVFEHNEGAKTAAKEEIVEKFVPEKIVVTNVPKYEKKYSMQKFKLANGIELSIPIDLYDNKDIIEFINQPDGSISVIIKNVEAIVNKFNG from the coding sequence ATGTTAAGTATTCAACAAGCAATTTTACATATATTGGATAAAAATTCAGGCAACTTATTATTATCCGATAAATTAATGGATTTAGAAGACGGTTATGTGCAAGATTACATTAACCGTCTTGTTGTTAAGATTCAAAAATCAGATATTAAGTTTGATGATTTAAGCATGAGTTCAAAGTTGTATGCACGAGTCATGGATGGACAAGCAGATTTTATTGAGTTAACACGGGATATTGCCCAGCAAATATACGCGATTATCGCGCCTTCTGAAAATATTCCAGCAGCAGATTATTTATTTTTCGAAGGGAAAGACGAGTTGGAAGAAACGTATTTTGGTATCTTGCGCTTAGATTATCAAACCTCTTTTACACATTATTTAGAGATGGAAGATGGTGTGCGCAATCAAATTATTCAAAATCATGCGATTTTACCAGCACCGACGCAAAAACCAAGTGAAGCTTTTTTATTGAATAAGTCAACAATGCGATATGAGTTATTAGAAAAGCGTTATGAAATTGAGGGGCAGAAGACATTTTATTTTTCTGAACATATTATCGGAATTGAGCCACCCGCTACAACACCGACGCATATCAAACAAATTCGCAAAACCGTCAACTCTGTAGCGAAACGTTTTGATGAGCCAAGTTATGAAGCAATGGCTATGGCACAAAAAGTTATTTATGAGCAATTAGACGAATCAAATGAAATTGACGCAGAAACAGTGATTGAGCGTGTATTTGAACATAATGAGGGCGCAAAAACAGCAGCTAAAGAAGAAATCGTTGAAAAGTTTGTGCCAGAAAAAATTGTCGTCACTAATGTGCCAAAATATGAGAAAAAGTATAGCATGCAAAAATTCAAACTAGCCAACGGCATTGAATTATCCATACCCATTGATTTATACGACAACAAAGACATCATTGAATTTATCAACCAACCCGACGGCTCCATCTCAGTCATCATCAAAAATGTAGAAGCCATCGTAAATAAATTTAACGGGTAA
- a CDS encoding rod shape-determining protein RodA has protein sequence MVKTRRLTAYNDNRIDYGIVLTVIILAIIGIASVYATTVMIAGDNLRATLMHSLWYAIGAIIVIFVMQLDSEQYWKLSTYLYGFGLILLVLVLLFHDRATAAETGAKSWFRLGTFSFQPSEVFKPAYIVFLAKVITEHNDKYTNRTLKSDWFLIGKVLLFAAPAILLIQLQNDLGTNLVIMSITAGMLLLSGISWRIITPAFLGVVIVGGGLIFLAMTQQELLMKIGFKPYQLQRIHAWLDPFGDTQGQAYQLSRSIMAIGSAGLAGKGFGVSEVLVPVRESDFIFTTIAENFGFLGSAFLLFIYFILIYQMVQTCFETKNEFYTYIATGVISMILFHILENIGMSIGLLPITGVPLPFISQGGSALLSNLIGVGLVLSMRYHHRSYMFANDDQFEY, from the coding sequence ATGGTAAAAACAAGACGTTTAACCGCCTACAACGATAACCGCATCGATTATGGAATTGTATTAACCGTAATTATTTTAGCAATTATCGGGATTGCCAGTGTGTATGCAACAACGGTGATGATTGCTGGTGATAATCTAAGGGCAACACTGATGCATTCGCTTTGGTACGCGATAGGTGCGATTATTGTTATTTTTGTAATGCAACTAGACAGTGAGCAATATTGGAAGCTTTCGACCTATTTATACGGCTTCGGACTGATATTACTCGTATTAGTCTTACTGTTTCATGACCGAGCGACTGCCGCTGAGACCGGAGCGAAAAGTTGGTTTCGTCTAGGGACCTTTTCTTTTCAACCATCCGAAGTATTCAAACCGGCGTATATCGTGTTTTTAGCAAAAGTGATTACGGAGCATAATGATAAATATACTAATCGTACACTAAAAAGCGATTGGTTCTTAATCGGTAAAGTCTTATTATTTGCTGCTCCAGCCATACTCTTAATTCAATTGCAAAACGACTTGGGAACCAACCTGGTAATTATGTCAATTACTGCTGGGATGCTTTTGTTGTCAGGTATCAGTTGGCGCATTATTACACCGGCATTTTTAGGCGTAGTTATTGTTGGTGGTGGACTTATTTTCTTAGCGATGACGCAACAAGAATTATTAATGAAAATTGGCTTCAAGCCGTATCAACTGCAACGTATCCATGCGTGGCTTGACCCATTTGGTGATACCCAAGGACAAGCGTATCAATTGTCACGCAGTATTATGGCGATTGGTTCAGCTGGTTTAGCTGGTAAAGGCTTTGGAGTGTCTGAAGTGCTAGTGCCGGTACGAGAGTCTGACTTTATCTTTACAACGATAGCGGAAAACTTTGGTTTTTTAGGCTCAGCCTTTCTGTTATTTATCTACTTTATATTAATCTATCAAATGGTACAAACGTGTTTTGAGACGAAAAATGAGTTTTACACTTATATTGCGACCGGCGTTATTTCGATGATTCTCTTCCATATTTTAGAAAATATCGGAATGTCAATCGGATTACTGCCGATTACCGGAGTACCATTACCATTTATATCTCAAGGGGGTTCAGCCCTATTGAGTAACTTAATCGGCGTAGGACTAGTACTATCCATGCGCTACCACCACCGCAGCTACATGTTCGCCAACGACGACCAATTCGAATATTAA
- a CDS encoding ABC transporter ATP-binding protein: protein MRFIWQYLKKEPKLLLLDALGAIFFVLINLGLPTILAKMIDEAMIPKDYSKLYFWAGIMFILILSGMAGRIILSYASSKLTTNMIRDMRNDLFDKIQQYSHHEYEQIGVSSLVTRMTSDAFVLMQFAEQSLRMGVITPLMMLSSVVMILITSPSLAWLLLLATPLLAIAIYLIAIKSRPLSEQQQKTLDKINQYARENLTGLRVIRAFAREDYQEQRFETQNAQYANTSKRLFKLMGMAPSIFVHILIWMIVLIVWFALKPINEGTLQVGSLVAFVEYAFHALFSFMLFANLFMMYPRTAVSAHRLQEIMDLPISIDANEQGVTETETKGYLEFENVTFAYPGETESPVLHNISFKTKPGETIAFIGSTGSGKSSLVQLVPRFYDVTLGRILVDGVDVRDYQLTALRQKIGFIPQKALLFTGTIGENLRYGKYNATDHELEKASDVSQAKDFIHRTKERFQTHLSEGGVNLSGGQKQRLSIARAVVKEPDIYIFDDSFSALDYRTDAELRRRLKEVTQEATVLIVAQRVGTIMNADQIIVLDNGEIVGRGTHEELMQSNEIYRDIANSQLNQHSLVEE, encoded by the coding sequence ATGCGTTTTATTTGGCAATATTTAAAGAAAGAACCAAAATTATTGCTGTTGGATGCTCTAGGGGCTATTTTTTTTGTACTCATAAACCTAGGTTTACCAACGATTTTAGCAAAAATGATTGATGAGGCAATGATTCCAAAAGATTATAGTAAGCTATACTTTTGGGCGGGCATCATGTTTATATTGATTTTATCGGGGATGGCTGGGCGCATCATTTTGTCCTACGCGTCGAGTAAATTAACCACCAATATGATTCGTGATATGCGTAATGATTTATTTGATAAAATACAACAATATTCACACCATGAGTATGAACAAATTGGTGTATCGTCATTGGTCACGCGAATGACGAGTGATGCCTTTGTCTTGATGCAGTTTGCTGAACAATCATTACGAATGGGTGTGATTACACCGCTGATGATGTTATCGAGTGTGGTAATGATATTGATTACCAGTCCGTCATTAGCATGGCTATTATTATTAGCCACACCCTTACTAGCGATTGCCATCTATTTAATTGCGATTAAATCACGGCCATTGTCTGAGCAACAACAAAAGACCTTAGATAAAATTAACCAGTATGCCCGGGAGAATTTAACGGGTTTACGAGTGATTCGTGCATTTGCTAGAGAAGACTATCAAGAGCAGCGTTTTGAAACACAAAATGCGCAGTATGCGAATACTTCCAAACGATTATTTAAATTGATGGGGATGGCACCAAGTATTTTCGTGCATATTTTGATTTGGATGATTGTACTTATTGTTTGGTTTGCATTAAAACCCATTAATGAAGGCACTTTACAAGTAGGAAGTTTAGTGGCATTCGTCGAGTATGCCTTTCACGCGCTATTTTCGTTTATGCTTTTTGCTAACTTATTTATGATGTACCCACGTACAGCCGTATCGGCACATCGGTTACAAGAGATTATGGATTTACCGATTTCTATTGATGCCAATGAACAAGGTGTAACCGAGACGGAAACCAAAGGGTATTTAGAGTTTGAAAATGTTACCTTTGCTTATCCTGGTGAAACGGAAAGCCCAGTATTGCATAATATTAGTTTTAAAACGAAACCTGGCGAAACAATTGCATTTATCGGTAGTACTGGTAGTGGAAAGTCCTCACTCGTTCAATTAGTGCCGCGCTTTTACGATGTGACTTTAGGACGTATTTTAGTGGATGGAGTAGACGTACGTGATTATCAATTAACTGCACTGCGTCAAAAAATTGGCTTTATTCCACAAAAGGCACTCTTATTTACCGGTACAATTGGCGAGAACTTACGCTATGGTAAATACAATGCCACGGACCATGAGTTAGAAAAAGCCAGTGACGTGTCACAAGCAAAAGATTTTATCCATCGGACCAAGGAACGCTTCCAGACACATTTGTCAGAAGGTGGCGTCAACTTATCCGGCGGGCAAAAACAACGCTTATCCATTGCTCGTGCCGTTGTCAAAGAACCAGATATCTATATCTTTGATGACAGTTTTTCAGCACTCGATTATCGAACAGATGCTGAATTACGTCGGCGTCTAAAAGAAGTAACCCAAGAGGCAACAGTCTTAATTGTAGCGCAACGAGTCGGGACAATTATGAATGCCGATCAAATTATTGTCTTGGATAATGGTGAAATCGTCGGTCGCGGGACGCATGAGGAATTGATGCAATCCAATGAGATTTACCGTGATATTGCCAATTCCCAATTAAATCAACATAGTTTAGTAGAAGAGTAG
- a CDS encoding serine hydrolase codes for MKCPNCEREVRSKHQCAFCGHRFEESEAIESESVEQYIEESEVIPKTKRKNNFGRILWSIIKLVATIFIIFLLIAFGPKYATKLWDQFGFGNKQSSQVETTTAESDEETTMAEDETTQEETTTASSPVVNSSVDTSAYPLTKVELELADENTTIDRSQLELGVESNGTEKVIENYSLLQEGKKVTLTFNNPAVEVVAANEQKQTVFLRSKELGIDEKIPVTLPAVTLDKERADFFNELITNRLGSKGTVSAAIKKVGEDTPFVYSDQAAENSYLFSWFVLNRVMEAVDKGDLALDDSVKILDALKAKDETSGVATMAENETQTVEELMHAVIQQDVTAMNHLIQETGGPNAFNLWLSEHHYFSTKVTSLLNKDENGHISGAVTSTQDVLTLLNLFAENKLVSETLDAKLKEWILQTPVTTKYPEKVDGVTRRYEIASSDADGNTQSYSAIVETEEGQFIIVSSVNNVSDVEGAVSEMAAVNHHIIQYLRTGDKEVTEKEPEAESEPTPEPEVTTVATQEAPAAESNNGRYGPDNDGDGFADSIWDEAGGYYRPVRWVQREDGLYYYEFKE; via the coding sequence ATGAAGTGTCCAAACTGTGAAAGGGAAGTCCGTTCGAAGCACCAATGTGCGTTTTGTGGACATCGATTTGAAGAAAGTGAAGCTATCGAATCGGAATCCGTTGAGCAATACATCGAAGAATCCGAAGTGATTCCGAAAACAAAACGTAAAAATAATTTTGGTCGCATTTTATGGAGTATTATTAAATTAGTTGCAACGATTTTTATTATCTTTTTATTAATTGCCTTTGGGCCAAAATACGCAACCAAATTATGGGACCAATTTGGCTTTGGTAATAAACAGTCATCACAAGTAGAAACAACAACTGCTGAATCAGATGAAGAAACTACAATGGCTGAAGATGAAACGACGCAAGAAGAAACAACGACAGCGTCTTCACCAGTCGTTAACTCTTCTGTCGATACGAGTGCGTATCCATTAACGAAAGTTGAATTAGAATTAGCGGATGAAAACACAACGATTGACCGCAGCCAATTAGAATTAGGTGTTGAATCCAATGGTACTGAAAAAGTGATTGAAAACTATTCATTACTACAAGAAGGTAAAAAAGTAACATTGACATTTAATAACCCAGCTGTTGAAGTGGTTGCAGCGAATGAACAAAAGCAAACCGTATTTTTACGTTCAAAAGAACTCGGTATTGATGAAAAAATTCCAGTGACCTTACCAGCCGTAACCTTGGATAAAGAGCGTGCAGATTTCTTTAATGAGTTAATTACCAATCGTTTAGGCTCTAAAGGAACAGTTTCTGCGGCAATTAAAAAAGTTGGCGAAGACACACCATTTGTATATAGTGACCAAGCAGCAGAAAACTCTTACTTGTTTAGCTGGTTTGTGTTAAATCGTGTCATGGAGGCAGTCGACAAAGGAGATTTAGCCTTAGATGATTCAGTGAAGATTTTAGATGCCTTAAAAGCAAAAGATGAAACTTCGGGCGTTGCGACTATGGCAGAAAATGAAACACAAACCGTCGAAGAATTAATGCATGCTGTGATTCAACAAGATGTAACAGCGATGAACCATTTAATTCAAGAAACCGGTGGTCCGAATGCCTTTAACTTATGGTTATCCGAGCATCACTATTTCTCAACTAAAGTGACTTCATTATTGAATAAAGATGAAAATGGACATATTTCTGGTGCGGTGACAAGCACACAAGATGTGTTGACGTTATTGAATTTATTCGCTGAAAATAAATTAGTTAGTGAAACTTTAGATGCGAAGTTAAAAGAGTGGATTTTACAAACACCAGTTACAACGAAATACCCAGAAAAAGTTGACGGTGTCACAAGACGTTACGAAATTGCGTCATCTGATGCGGATGGCAACACGCAAAGTTATAGTGCCATTGTGGAAACAGAAGAAGGACAATTTATCATTGTATCCAGCGTGAATAATGTGTCGGACGTTGAAGGTGCTGTCAGCGAAATGGCTGCCGTTAACCATCATATCATTCAATATTTAAGAACGGGTGATAAAGAAGTGACGGAAAAAGAACCAGAAGCTGAATCAGAACCAACACCGGAACCAGAAGTTACAACGGTGGCGACTCAAGAAGCACCTGCTGCTGAGTCAAACAATGGTCGTTATGGTCCTGATAATGATGGCGACGGATTCGCAGACTCTATCTGGGATGAAGCGGGTGGCTACTACCGTCCAGTGCGTTGGGTACAACGTGAAGATGGTTTGTACTACTACGAATTTAAAGAATAA